A window of the Zeugodacus cucurbitae isolate PBARC_wt_2022May chromosome 2, idZeuCucr1.2, whole genome shotgun sequence genome harbors these coding sequences:
- the LOC105218593 gene encoding MD-2-related lipid-recognition protein, producing MSLLKVCVFLAAISLAVAESVDFKSCGDIDACTIHEVRVDPCPQAGEHLACHIRRRRPATMSFDFTTNFAAETLEAGLVWQKSATQELPLITMDKEACKYTPCPTVANQRQTYTMNVPIESKFPINPYTIKWTLKAPTGQVCCFTIDIKVVR from the coding sequence ATGTCGCTTTTAAAGGTTTGCGTATTTCTAGCAGCGATCTCGCTTGCCGTCGCCGAATCTGTGGACTTCAAGTCGTGCGGCGATATCGATGCCTGCACCATACACGAGGTACGCGTCGATCCTTGCCCTCAGGCTGGTGAGCATTTGGCATGCCATATACGTCGCCGCCGTCCGGCCACTATGTCCTTCGACTTTACGACCAATTTCGCTGCGGAGACGTTGGAAGCCGGTCTGGTCTGGCAAAAGAGCGCCACACAGGAACTGCCGCTCATCACCATGGACAAGGAGGCATGCAAATACACGCCCTGCCCCACGGTTGCCAATCAACGCCAGACATACACCATGAATGTGCCGATCGAGAGTAAATTCCCCATTAATCCATACACCATCAAGTGGACATTGAAGGCACCTACCGGACAAGTTTGCTGCTTCACCATCGACATCAAAGTGGTGCGTTAA